The Blattabacterium cuenoti genomic sequence AAAAACTGATCCGTATCTAAAAAAAAAGAAAATAATTTTGATATATTCTTCGGTTTTTTTAATACGTAAATAATTTCCGATAAATTAGCCAATTTTAATATAATAGGATCGTATTCTTTTTTTTCTTTTTTTATCGGAGAAAATAATATAAGACTTCTTTTATAAGAAATATTATTACTATTTCTAATATTACGTATTTTAGATATTATTTTAGTGACTTTTTCAAAAGAAGCTAACATTTTATAATCGTAACTTTTTTTCTTAGGCCAAGAAGAAATAATCAAAGCTTCTTTCGGGTTCCTTTTCTTAAAAAGATTCCAAATTTCTTCGGATAAAAAAGGCATATATGGATGTAATAATTTCAATATTTTTTCAAAAAATTTCACAACGTTTAAGTATTCTATTTTTGAAATATATTTACATTCATGAGTAGGTTTAATGACTTCAAGAAAGTAAGAGCAAAAATCACACCAAATAAATTTATATAAAACCATTAATGATTCATCAAATTTATATTCTTGAAAATGTTTTTCAAAAATTTCCAAAATATAATAAAAACGATTTTTTAACCATTTAATAACGATTATAGAAGAATTAGGTATATTCTTATTTTTCTGTACTTTCCAACTTTTTATTAAACGAAAAGCATTCCAAATTTTGTTGGAAAAATTTCTTCCTTGTAAACATATTTTTTCCTCAAAATGAAAATCTTGTCCTGCACTAGTTTTTAGTATCAAACCTATGCGTACAGCATCGGCCCCATATTGATTAATTAAATCTATAGAGTTTGGAGAATTATTCAATGATTTTGATATTTTTTTATTATTAGAATCTCTAATAATTCCTGTAAAAAAAACTTTTTTAAAGGGTTTTTTCTTTTGAAAAAGGAATCCTGCCATAATCATACGAGCTACCCAAAAAAATAATATATCTGATCCTGTTACGATATTTTCAGTTGGATAGTAATAACAAATTTCTTTATTATTAGGATGACAAATACCATCAAAAACAGATAATGGAAATAACCAAGAAGAAAACCAAGTATCTAAAACATCGGTATCTTGCCATATTTTTTCACAACTTAAATATGAATTTTTACTTTTTTTTCTTGCTTCTTTCAAAGCTACCTCTAAATTTTCTGCAACTACAAATTCATTAGGTTTTTCTCCATAGTAATAGACAGGAAGACGATGTCCCCACCATAATTGTCTAGAAATATTCCAATCACGGATCTGATTCATCCACTGAAAATAAATTTTATTTAATTTTTTTGGATAAAATTGAATATCTCCATTCTTTACTGCTTCTATAGCGGGAATAGATATTTCCTTCATTCTAAGAAACCATTGAAGAGATAATTTTTGTTCTACTACTGATAAAGTTCTTTCTGAAAAACCTATTTTATGACTATATTTTTCTATCTTTACTAAAGATTCTAATTCTTTTAATTCTTCAATAATTTTCTTTCTGACTTCAAATCGATTCATCCCTTTATAATGAAGAGCTTTTTCGTTTAAGGAAGCATCTTCATTAAAAATGTCAATTACGTCTAATTTATGTTTATCCGCTATATTCTTATCATGTATATCATGAGCTGGAGTAATTTTTAAACATCCTGTACCGAAATTTTTATCTACATAAGGATCTTGTATAATGGGAATATATCTATTAATTATTGGAATTTTTGCAAATTTTCCTTTTAAATGAAAATAACGTGAATCACATGGATGAAAACAAAGAGCCGTATCTCCAAATATTGTTTCAGGACGAGTTGTTGCTACAATTACATAATTTTCCTCTCCTTTTATTTGATACTTTAAATAACAAAGCTTACTATTACGTTCTTTATAAATAACTTCCTCATCCGAAAGAGTAGTTCTAGCTTCTGGATCCCAATTAACAATATGATATCCTCTGTATATATATCCATGTTTATATAAATCTATAAAAATTTTTGAAACAGATTTCGACAATTTTTTGCTCATTGTAAATTGAGCACGATTCCAATCACACGAACACCCCAACTTTTTAAGTTGATTAAAGATAATATTTTGATGTTTTTCTGACCATTCAAGAACATAATGCAAAAATTTTTCTCTTCCTAAAAGAAACTTGGATAAACCTTGTTTTTTTAATTGATTAACTACTTTAGCTTCTGTTGCAATAGATGCGTGATCAGTTCCAGGAATCCAACATGCGTTATACCCTTTCATTCTAGCATGTCTAACCAAAATATCTTGAATGGTATTATTCAACATATGTCCTATGTGGAGAGCACCAGTAATATTTGGAGGAGGCATAATTATTGTATAAGGAATTCTACTATCTGGATAAGATGAGAAATAATTTCCTTTCATCCAATAATGATATCTTTTTTTCTCTACAGATTCAGGGTCATATTTAATTGAAATATCCGAAATATCCATATATTTAAAAATATAAAAAAAATTGAAATAATGACAAAAATTATTTTAATTGCTGCTGTATCAAAAAACGGATTTATAGGAAAGAATAATCAGATAATGTGGAATTTACCTAATGATTTAAAACGTTTTAAAAATTTAACCATTGGAGAAACAGTTTTAATGGGAAGAAAAACTTTCGAATCCATTGGAAAAACACTTCCAAAAAGAACAAACATTATATTAACAAAAAATAGAATAGACTTCATAAAGTCATTATCATTACAAAACAAAAAAAACATAAAAGTTTTCTCATCCATTAAACAGATAGATTATTTAAATAATAAGAGAATATTTATTATAGGAGGAGAAAAAATATATGCTTCTACAATTGAAAAAGCACAAACTATAGAATTAACATTAGTTCATAAAAAATTTTATGGAGATGCAAAATTTCCTAAAATAGATACAAAAAAATGGAACAAAATATTAGAATTTTTTTACAAAAAAGACAAATACCATTCATGTAATTATAGTTTTATCAGATTTGAAAGAAAAAAATAATTATTATCTTCTATCTAATTCTTTTTTAATTCGTGCTGCAAGTTCATAACACTCATTGACTACCGCATGATTTAATAAGGCATTTAAATCTCTTTCAGTCATTTTTTCCAAATCTTGTTGACTTTTTTCTTTAAAAAAAATAAATTCACCATTTTCTATTCCTTCTTCAGAATATTCATTTTCTTTATCAATAGGAAACCCATTTTCAAAATAAATACCAGCTTTATCAAAAATTTCTCTGGTGGTATAAATAGGAGCTTGAAATCTTACTGCCAAAGCTACAGCATCTGACGTTTTTGAATCTATTTTATGCTCTATTTTATCTGTTTTTTCTCCTTCTATGTTTTTTTCCAATTCGAATAAGATGTAAGAAAAAAATATTCCATTCACTAGTTTATATATTACTACTGCTTTTAATCTTATATGAAAAACTTTTGCGAAAGTAAGAAATAGATCATGTGTAAAAGACCTAGATGTATCTCTTTTTCCTAAAGCAGAAGCAATTGATTGAGCTTGTAGACTTTCTATGATAATAGGAAGTTTTATTCTTCCAGAATCTTCTTCAAGCAATAAAACATATATCCCAGATTGTATTTGACTCAAGGATATACCCCGTATAGCTAATCTAATGAATTCATCCATAGGAAAATTTAAATTATATAATAAATCTTTCTATTGTACAACCAAACATCCTAAATTTAATTAAGGATATTTCTATTTATTTATAATATATAAAAATTATTCTTAATATGTAGTAATTTTTTTTATATATTTATTATCAGTAATTTAAACTTTTTTATCATGAAAACTTTTGTGAATTTTGTAAATTCAACGTTTTTTTTTACGTTGGGATTTATTCTATCTTGCAATGATAACGTCACCCCAGTAAAAAAAGAAAAATCTGAAGGTGATAATCCTCCTGACATTGTGGGAATTTATTCCCCTAATCTTCCTCCTAATTTTATTTCTTCTTCCATGGTTTCTTCTAATACACCTAATCATTATCAACAAAATTCCAACTCTGAAAAAAATCTTCTAGATATAGAATATGAAGATTTGTCTAGACAAATCCAAGAAAAAGATGATAAAATAAAAATACTAGAAAAAGAAAGTGAACAATATTTTGATGAATATTATTCATTAATAGATGTTCAGAAGGGAATATTGAATGAAATTATAAGAACAAAAAAGATTATGAGATCTAAACCTGTTGGATCACAAGAAGAAAAAGATGCTCAAAAAGAATTTGAACATCAAAAAAAATTAGGAAAAGAAAAATTAGAAATAATAAAGGATAAAAATATATTTTTGAATAAAAAAATAAAAAAAATAATGGAAATAAGAAATGAAAAAACAGATTTGCAGATGAGACAAGAAGAATTGAAAAAACAAAAAGAACAAAGTAATTAGATTAATTAATTTATTTTTTGTTTTCATTTTTTTTATAACGGAAAAGAAAAATTTTTCTTTTCCGTTTATTATTTATAAAATAAAAACAATATCCATTTAAATTATATGTACATGAAAGAAAAGACTTTTCGTGAAGTTATAGCAGAAGCAATGAGTGAAGAAATGAGAAGAGATGATTCTATTTTTCTTATGGGAGAAGAAGTTGCCCAATATAATGGAGCTTATAAAGCATCTAAAGGAATGTTAGAGGAATTTGGATCAAAAAGAGTTATTGATACACCTATATCAGAATTAGGATTTTCTGGAATAGGTATAGGTTCTGCAATTAACGGATGTAGACCTATTATTGAATTTATGACTTTTAATTTTTCTTTAGTTGCCATGGATCAAATTATTAATAACGCATCAAAAATACGTTATATGAGTGGAGGCCAATGGAATATTCCAATTGTGTTTCGAGGTCCTACTGGTTCTGCAGGACAATTAGGAGCTACACATTCTCAATCTTTTGAAAGCTGGTATGCAAGTTGTCCAGGATTAAAAGTAATAATTCCATGTAATCCTTATGATGCAAAAGGTCTTTTAAAAGCAGCAATAAGAGATAATAATCCAGTAATTTTTATGGAATCTGAACAAATGTATGGAGATAAAATGATGATTCCAGAAAAAGAATATATTTTACCTATTGGAAAGGTAGATATAAAAAAAGAAGGAACTGACATAAGTTTAGTTTCTTTTGGAAAAATCATAAAAATGGCTTTAGATATAGCAAAAAAATTAGATAATGAAAATATTAGTGTAGAAGTTATAGATCTACGGACTATACGTCCTTTAGATTATGAATCTATAATTTTTTCTGTAAAAAAAACGAATCGATTAGTTATTTTGGAAGAATCATGGCCTTTTTCATCTATTGCTTCGGAAATTTCATATTTTATACAAAAAAAAGCATTTGATTATCTAGATGCACCTATTCATAGAATAACTTTGTTAGACACTCCAGCCCCTTATGCTCCAAACTTAATTAAAGATTGGTTTCCAAATGAAAAAAAGATAATAAGTGGAATAAAAGAAACTCTCTATTTAATTTAAAGCTTGAACGATTTTATAAATATTTTCTGGTTTATCCATAGTGTAATAATGGATAACTTCTACTCCAGAATTTTTTAATTCTTTGGATTGATGAATAGACCATTCGATTCCAATATGGGATACAATTTTTTTATCTTTTGCTTTTTCAACTTCTTTGACCAATTCGTTAGGAATATTTAAGTAAAAACGAGAGGGAAGACTATTCAATTGTTTTTTTGAAGAAATAGGTTTGATTCCAGGTATAATAGGAATAGAAATACCTTCTGATCTACATTTTTTTACAAAAGAAAAATATTTTTTATTGTCAAAAAACATTTGAGTTACAATATAATCAGCTCCTGATTCTACTTTTTTTTTCAAAAAAAATAAATCACTTTCAATATTTGGAGCTTCTAAGTGTTTTTCTGGATATCCTGCTACTCCAATGCAAAAATCAAATAATGGAGACTCTTTCTGTTCAATAAAAGTTTTATCAAGGTATATTCCTCTATTTAAATCGTTAACTTGCTTAACGAGTTCTACTGCATATTTATGTCCATCTTTTTTTGCAAAAAAACTTTTTTCTGATTTTAAAGGATCTCCTCTAAGAACTAAAACATTATCTATTCCCAAAAAATTTAAATCTATTAAAGCATTTTCTGTCATTTGTTTATTAAATCCACCACAAATAAGATGTGGAACTGCATCTACTCCATATTTATTCATGATAGCAGCACAAATTCCTACAGTTCCTGGACGTCTTGAAATTTTTCTTCTTTCTAATAATCCATTATCCTTTTCTACATAAAGAAATTCTTCTCTATGATAAGTAACATCAATAAAAGGCGGATTAAATTCCATTAGAGGATCTAAAGTAGAAAAAATATTTTTAATATCATGTCCCCTTAAAGGGGGTAATATTTCAAAGGAAAATAAAGTTTTTTTTGCTTTATATATATGATCAATCACTTTCATAACATTGGAATATTTTACTTTATATGATCAAATTCGGTATAAGGAACCAAAACTTTAGGAATGTTAATTTTATTTTTAGTTTGGTTATTTTCTAATAGAGCAGCCATAATTCTTGGTAAAGCTAAAGAACTACCATTAAGAGTATGACAGTATTTCATTTTTCCTTTAAGAGTTCTGTATTTAATATTTAATCTATTAGATTGAAAATCATTACAGTTAGATATAGAACTTACTTCTAACCATTTTTTTTGTGCTATAGAATAAACCTCAAAATCATAAGTCATAGAAGAAGAAAATCCAAGATCAGGAGCATTTAAACGAATTAGACGAAATGGCAAATTTAAAGATTTTAAAATACTTTTAACATGCAAAATCATTTCTTCTAAAGAAATATTTGATGATTCTTGTGTAGTGATTTGAATGATTTCCACTTTTTCAAATTGATGCAACCTATTCAACCCTCTAACTTTAGATCCATAAGACCCTGCTTCTCTTCTAAAACAAGAAGTATGAGTAGTAGCTTTAATAGGAAGATCTATATCTGTGAATATTTTATCTCTATAACAATTCATAATAGGAATTTCTCCGGTAGGAATTAAATAAAGATTATCTCTCTCTATGAAATACATTTGATTTTCTTTATCTGGAATTTGTCCTGTAGAATATCCAGATTTTTCATTTATAAGATAAGGGAGACTGTATTCTTTATATGAAGCTTGGATGTTTTTATCTAAAAAAAATTGAATTAAACTTCTTTGTAATTTTGCTCCTTTTCCCATACAAACTGAAAAACCAGGAGCACTTATTTGTGTACCTAAATTTGAGTCAAATAAACAAAACTTTTTAGACAATTCCCAATGTGGAAGTGGAGTTTCAATATTACAATTCATCTTTCCTTCTTGAAAAAGAATATCGTTTTTTTCAAAATTATTTCCTATTTTATCATTAGGAATGTTAGGAATTTGGTTTAATTTTTTTTCTAAAATTTTTATAATTTTTTGTAACTTAATATTTACATTATTTTTTTCTCTCTTTAAAAAGAGAGATCTTTCTTTCAAAAATTCTATTTGAGTTTTTTCACCAGAATTTATAATTTTTCCTATTTTTTTGGATATTAAATTTTCTCTTTCTAATATTTTGTTCAGTACATTTTGAACTATTTTTTTTTTTCCGTCTAAAATTAATATTTCATCTATCAGATGTATTTCTTGAAAATTTCTTTTTTTCAATCCTAATAAAACTTTTTCTCTATTTTCTCGTATAAAAGAAGTTCTCAGCATATATAATAGAATAAAATACTGTTTGTTATAATTTGAACAAGATACAAATAAAATTTTCTATATTTGTACAATGCGAATGC encodes the following:
- the serS gene encoding serine--tRNA ligase, giving the protein MLRTSFIRENREKVLLGLKKRNFQEIHLIDEILILDGKKKIVQNVLNKILERENLISKKIGKIINSGEKTQIEFLKERSLFLKREKNNVNIKLQKIIKILEKKLNQIPNIPNDKIGNNFEKNDILFQEGKMNCNIETPLPHWELSKKFCLFDSNLGTQISAPGFSVCMGKGAKLQRSLIQFFLDKNIQASYKEYSLPYLINEKSGYSTGQIPDKENQMYFIERDNLYLIPTGEIPIMNCYRDKIFTDIDLPIKATTHTSCFRREAGSYGSKVRGLNRLHQFEKVEIIQITTQESSNISLEEMILHVKSILKSLNLPFRLIRLNAPDLGFSSSMTYDFEVYSIAQKKWLEVSSISNCNDFQSNRLNIKYRTLKGKMKYCHTLNGSSLALPRIMAALLENNQTKNKINIPKVLVPYTEFDHIK
- a CDS encoding dihydrofolate reductase; translation: MTKIILIAAVSKNGFIGKNNQIMWNLPNDLKRFKNLTIGETVLMGRKTFESIGKTLPKRTNIILTKNRIDFIKSLSLQNKKNIKVFSSIKQIDYLNNKRIFIIGGEKIYASTIEKAQTIELTLVHKKFYGDAKFPKIDTKKWNKILEFFYKKDKYHSCNYSFIRFERKK
- a CDS encoding valine--tRNA ligase; this translates as MDISDISIKYDPESVEKKRYHYWMKGNYFSSYPDSRIPYTIIMPPPNITGALHIGHMLNNTIQDILVRHARMKGYNACWIPGTDHASIATEAKVVNQLKKQGLSKFLLGREKFLHYVLEWSEKHQNIIFNQLKKLGCSCDWNRAQFTMSKKLSKSVSKIFIDLYKHGYIYRGYHIVNWDPEARTTLSDEEVIYKERNSKLCYLKYQIKGEENYVIVATTRPETIFGDTALCFHPCDSRYFHLKGKFAKIPIINRYIPIIQDPYVDKNFGTGCLKITPAHDIHDKNIADKHKLDVIDIFNEDASLNEKALHYKGMNRFEVRKKIIEELKELESLVKIEKYSHKIGFSERTLSVVEQKLSLQWFLRMKEISIPAIEAVKNGDIQFYPKKLNKIYFQWMNQIRDWNISRQLWWGHRLPVYYYGEKPNEFVVAENLEVALKEARKKSKNSYLSCEKIWQDTDVLDTWFSSWLFPLSVFDGICHPNNKEICYYYPTENIVTGSDILFFWVARMIMAGFLFQKKKPFKKVFFTGIIRDSNNKKISKSLNNSPNSIDLINQYGADAVRIGLILKTSAGQDFHFEEKICLQGRNFSNKIWNAFRLIKSWKVQKNKNIPNSSIIVIKWLKNRFYYILEIFEKHFQEYKFDESLMVLYKFIWCDFCSYFLEVIKPTHECKYISKIEYLNVVKFFEKILKLLHPYMPFLSEEIWNLFKKRNPKEALIISSWPKKKSYDYKMLASFEKVTKIISKIRNIRNSNNISYKRSLILFSPIKKEKKEYDPIILKLANLSEIIYVLKKPKNISKLFSFFLDTDQFFLSLTDPENYLNISRNLDILNIKKKIQYFYNFLSSIRKNLSNDKYVISVSENVLLKEKKKESDTLKKIYKLEKYLEFLKKDKN
- a CDS encoding pyruvate dehydrogenase complex E1 component subunit beta; amino-acid sequence: MKEKTFREVIAEAMSEEMRRDDSIFLMGEEVAQYNGAYKASKGMLEEFGSKRVIDTPISELGFSGIGIGSAINGCRPIIEFMTFNFSLVAMDQIINNASKIRYMSGGQWNIPIVFRGPTGSAGQLGATHSQSFESWYASCPGLKVIIPCNPYDAKGLLKAAIRDNNPVIFMESEQMYGDKMMIPEKEYILPIGKVDIKKEGTDISLVSFGKIIKMALDIAKKLDNENISVEVIDLRTIRPLDYESIIFSVKKTNRLVILEESWPFSSIASEISYFIQKKAFDYLDAPIHRITLLDTPAPYAPNLIKDWFPNEKKIISGIKETLYLI
- the metF gene encoding methylenetetrahydrofolate reductase [NAD(P)H], encoding MKVIDHIYKAKKTLFSFEILPPLRGHDIKNIFSTLDPLMEFNPPFIDVTYHREEFLYVEKDNGLLERRKISRRPGTVGICAAIMNKYGVDAVPHLICGGFNKQMTENALIDLNFLGIDNVLVLRGDPLKSEKSFFAKKDGHKYAVELVKQVNDLNRGIYLDKTFIEQKESPLFDFCIGVAGYPEKHLEAPNIESDLFFLKKKVESGADYIVTQMFFDNKKYFSFVKKCRSEGISIPIIPGIKPISSKKQLNSLPSRFYLNIPNELVKEVEKAKDKKIVSHIGIEWSIHQSKELKNSGVEVIHYYTMDKPENIYKIVQALN
- a CDS encoding bifunctional nuclease family protein; this encodes MDEFIRLAIRGISLSQIQSGIYVLLLEEDSGRIKLPIIIESLQAQSIASALGKRDTSRSFTHDLFLTFAKVFHIRLKAVVIYKLVNGIFFSYILFELEKNIEGEKTDKIEHKIDSKTSDAVALAVRFQAPIYTTREIFDKAGIYFENGFPIDKENEYSEEGIENGEFIFFKEKSQQDLEKMTERDLNALLNHAVVNECYELAARIKKELDRR